One window of the Mytilus galloprovincialis chromosome 14, xbMytGall1.hap1.1, whole genome shotgun sequence genome contains the following:
- the LOC143059809 gene encoding protein D2-like, whose protein sequence is MYVRAMYLCVAAILCSCIDITIGSCTPPTSFCGNNELELSGYSDCNDKVDKDDTAHQPVVSFEHADSDTLYTLIMVDPDAPAPDNPSLAYWLHWLVTNIKGSNFGSDDLGGTTVMEYEGPSPPKGTHRYQFMLLKQNGQVTTVKPRSRARFQLKDFLANEKFDCNDIGTFQYKVKVDE, encoded by the exons ATGTATGTGCGGGCAATGTATCTATGTGTAGCAGCAATATTATGCAGCTGTATTGATATAACTATTGGATCATGCACTCCACCTACCTCTTTCTGTGGTAATAATGAGCTCGAATTGAGTGGCTATAGTGACTGCAATGACAAAGTTGACAAGGATGACACTGCACACCAGCCTGTAGTATCTTTCGAACATGCAGATTCG GACACTTTGTACACGTTGATTATGGTAGATCCGGATGCTCCAGCACCTGACAACCCATCACTAGCATACTGGCTACACTGGCTGGTGACAAATATAAAG GGATCAAATTTTGGGAGTGATGATCTCGGTGGCACGACAGTTATGG AATATGAAGGGCCAAGTCCACCCAAAGGAACTCACAGATACCAGTTTATGTTATTGAAGCAGAATGGACAAGTCACTACGGTTAAACCACGCAGTCGAGCACGTTTTCAGCTGAAGGACTTCCTCGCTAACGAGAAATTTGATTGTAATGATATAGGAACTTTCCAATACAAAGTCAAAGTCGATGAATAA